A genomic stretch from Vibrio coralliilyticus includes:
- a CDS encoding flagellin → MAINVNTNVSAMTAQRYLNGAADGMQRSMERLSSGYKINSARDDAAGLQISNRLTSQSRGLDMAVKNANDGISIAQTAEGAMNETTNILQRMRDLSLQSSNGSNSRSERIAIQEEVTALNDELNRIAETTSFGGNKLLNGTFGSQSFQIGASSGEAVMLTMGNMRSDTSGMGGKAYIAQQGKDNDWTVSQGSTDLTLDYTDVHGEAKQLTINAKVGDDIEQLATYINGQSEDVKASVGEEGKLQLFAANNKVATDVTIGGALGGDIGFGAAENKTVADVDVSTVAGSQMAVSVIDGALKTVDSQRAELGAFQNRFSHAISNLDNINENVNASRSRIRDTDYAKETTQMTKSQILQQASTSVLAQAKQSPSAALSLLG, encoded by the coding sequence ATGGCAATTAACGTAAACACCAATGTGTCTGCGATGACTGCTCAGCGATACCTTAATGGTGCTGCTGACGGCATGCAGAGATCGATGGAGCGTCTATCATCGGGTTACAAAATAAACAGTGCTCGTGATGACGCTGCAGGCCTGCAAATTTCCAACCGTTTAACATCGCAAAGTCGTGGCCTAGACATGGCGGTGAAAAACGCAAACGACGGTATCTCCATTGCCCAAACTGCTGAAGGTGCAATGAATGAGACAACCAACATCCTTCAACGTATGCGTGACTTGTCGCTGCAATCGTCAAATGGTTCGAACTCACGTTCGGAGCGAATTGCGATTCAGGAAGAGGTGACAGCGCTTAACGACGAATTAAACCGTATCGCAGAAACTACCTCGTTTGGTGGTAACAAATTGCTTAATGGTACATTTGGTAGTCAGTCATTCCAGATCGGTGCGAGTTCAGGTGAAGCAGTGATGCTCACTATGGGCAATATGCGTTCAGATACTTCAGGAATGGGTGGTAAAGCTTATATTGCGCAACAGGGTAAAGATAATGATTGGACCGTCTCTCAGGGTTCAACCGATCTGACTCTGGACTATACTGATGTACATGGGGAAGCGAAACAGTTAACCATAAATGCTAAGGTGGGTGACGACATCGAGCAGCTTGCGACCTATATCAATGGTCAAAGTGAAGACGTGAAAGCGTCGGTCGGTGAAGAAGGTAAACTACAGTTGTTCGCAGCGAATAACAAAGTAGCAACTGACGTTACCATTGGTGGTGCATTAGGCGGTGACATTGGGTTTGGTGCCGCTGAGAATAAAACGGTAGCCGATGTTGATGTATCTACGGTGGCGGGCTCACAAATGGCGGTTTCCGTTATTGATGGTGCTTTGAAAACAGTAGACAGTCAGCGTGCGGAGTTGGGTGCGTTCCAGAACCGTTTTAGCCATGCGATCAGCAACTTGGATAACATCAACGAGAACGTTAATGCGTCTCGTAGCCGTATCCGGGATACCGACTATGCAAAAGAAACGACTCAGATGACTAAGTCGCAGATTTTGCAACAAGCAAGTACCTCGGTACTGGCGCAGGCAAAACAATCACCATCAGCAGCTCTTAGCTTGTTAGGTTAA
- the fliS gene encoding flagellar export chaperone FliS, which translates to MRGSLQAYKKVSVDSQLSAASPHKIVQMLMAGAIERLIQGKAAMEQGNIPVKGERLGKALDIIISLRSCLSMDDGGDIAQNLDQLYEFMITQITEANHKNDPQPLDDVIEIIREIKSAWEQIPPEYHNLTATDVGI; encoded by the coding sequence ATGCGTGGTTCATTACAGGCTTACAAGAAGGTATCGGTAGATAGCCAGCTCAGTGCTGCCTCCCCGCATAAAATTGTTCAGATGCTGATGGCAGGGGCTATCGAGCGATTAATTCAGGGCAAAGCGGCAATGGAGCAGGGGAATATACCTGTCAAAGGTGAGAGGCTGGGTAAAGCCCTAGACATCATCATTAGTCTACGTAGCTGCCTATCTATGGATGATGGTGGTGATATTGCTCAGAACCTAGATCAGTTATACGAGTTCATGATCACCCAAATAACTGAGGCGAATCACAAGAACGATCCTCAACCTCTAGATGATGTGATTGAGATCATTCGCGAGATTAAATCCGCTTGGGAACAGATTCCGCCTGAATACCATAACCTGACTGCAACCGATGTTGGAATTTAA
- a CDS encoding flagellin, translating into MAVNVNTNVAAMTAQRYLNSANNAQQTSMERLSSGFKINSAKDDAAGLQISNRLNAQSRGLDVAVRNANDGISIAQTAEGAMNETTNILQRMRDLSLQSANGSNSKSERVAIQEEVTALNDELNRIAETTSFGGNKLLNGTYATRSFQIGADNGEAVMLTLNNMRSDNVGMGGTSYQAANGKDKDWTVQAGANDLAITLTDIDGQQQTININAKEGDDIEELATYINGQTDMVKASVDEEGQLQIFAGTDKVEGEVSFGGGLAGELSMGQGQAVTVDSIDVTSVGGAQESVAIIDSALKYVDSHRAQLGAFQNRFSHAISNLDNINENVNASKSRIKDTDFAKETTALTKSQILSQASSSILAQAKQTPNAALNLLG; encoded by the coding sequence ATGGCAGTGAATGTAAACACTAACGTCGCAGCAATGACAGCACAGCGTTACCTAAATAGCGCGAACAATGCACAACAAACGTCAATGGAACGTCTATCTTCTGGCTTTAAAATTAATAGCGCTAAAGATGACGCCGCAGGTCTACAGATCTCTAATCGTTTGAATGCGCAAAGCCGCGGTCTAGATGTTGCAGTACGTAACGCGAATGACGGTATTTCTATCGCGCAAACTGCTGAAGGTGCGATGAATGAAACCACAAACATCCTGCAACGTATGCGTGATCTTTCGCTACAATCTGCGAACGGATCTAACTCTAAATCAGAGCGTGTTGCGATTCAGGAAGAAGTGACAGCATTAAATGACGAACTTAATCGTATCGCAGAGACAACCTCTTTTGGTGGTAATAAACTACTAAACGGTACTTATGCGACGAGATCTTTCCAAATTGGTGCCGATAACGGTGAAGCGGTTATGTTGACGTTGAACAACATGCGTTCAGACAACGTTGGCATGGGTGGTACAAGCTACCAAGCTGCAAATGGTAAAGATAAAGATTGGACCGTACAGGCCGGTGCAAACGACCTCGCTATCACATTGACGGATATAGATGGTCAACAGCAAACTATTAATATCAATGCGAAAGAAGGTGATGATATTGAGGAGCTAGCGACATACATCAATGGTCAAACTGATATGGTTAAAGCATCAGTGGACGAAGAAGGGCAATTGCAAATCTTCGCTGGCACAGACAAAGTCGAAGGTGAAGTTAGTTTTGGAGGCGGTCTGGCTGGTGAGCTAAGCATGGGCCAAGGTCAAGCAGTGACTGTGGATAGCATTGACGTAACATCAGTGGGTGGCGCTCAAGAGTCTGTGGCAATTATTGACTCGGCACTGAAATATGTAGATAGTCACCGTGCTCAACTGGGCGCGTTCCAAAACCGCTTTAGCCATGCAATCAGCAACTTAGATAACATTAACGAGAATGTGAATGCATCTAAGAGTCGAATCAAAGACACAGACTTTGCGAAAGAAACAACAGCATTGACTAAGTCTCAAATTCTTTCTCAGGCATCAAGTTCGATTCTTGCTCAGGCGAAACAAACGCCAAATGCAGCTTTAAACCTTCTTGGCTAA
- the flaG gene encoding flagellar protein FlaG has product MEIPSYTSNVQPYGSESGTKFASKYDGAQQVSSRKEQVSTSEVREQAAEAVNQAIEASQQREKLNREERQRMVQQMNEFISSINTGLSFRVDEESGRDVVTIYEADTGDIIRQIPDEEMLEILRRLRDQTARYSSGLLNQTV; this is encoded by the coding sequence ATGGAAATACCATCCTACACATCGAACGTCCAGCCTTACGGCTCAGAAAGTGGCACTAAATTTGCTTCAAAATATGATGGTGCACAGCAAGTTTCCTCACGAAAAGAACAGGTATCTACGTCCGAAGTCAGGGAGCAAGCCGCAGAAGCTGTTAATCAAGCTATAGAAGCGTCTCAGCAACGTGAAAAGCTTAATAGGGAAGAGCGGCAGCGGATGGTTCAGCAAATGAATGAGTTTATTTCATCCATTAATACTGGCCTATCTTTTCGAGTCGATGAAGAGTCGGGAAGGGATGTAGTGACTATTTATGAAGCGGATACTGGCGATATCATTCGTCAGATACCCGATGAGGAAATGTTAGAAATACTGCGACGCCTGAGGGATCAGACAGCCCGTTATTCATCGGGGCTGTTGAACCAGACGGTTTGA
- a CDS encoding sigma-54 dependent transcriptional regulator, which translates to MQGLAKLLVIEDDAQARINLSNILEFVGEQCEAISSAQLNDVNWSDVWAGCIVGSLQNNHFSTQLSSQLSQANHIPLLIAGTHSYPVEEMTNYVGELEYPLNYPQLSEALRHCKDFLGRKGVNVSSSRKNTLFRSLVGQSIGIKEVRHLIEQVSATEANVLILGDSGTGKEVVARNIHYHSARRNGPFVPINCGAIPPDLLESELFGHEKGAFTGAITSRKGRFELAEGGTLFLDEIGDMPMPMQVKLLRVLQERCFERVGGNTTIKVNVRVIAATHRNLETMIDDESFREDLYYRLNVFPIEMPALRDRIEDTPLLLQELMTRMEAEGAQPICFTPRAINSLMEHDWPGNVRELANLVERMIILYPNSLVDVNHLPTKYRYSDIPEFQPEYNVFASVEEQERDVLQDIFSEDFSLDEADGLHENSNTPQELPPEGVNLKEMLAELEINMINQALEAQGGVVARAADMLGMRRTTLVEKMRKYNVQR; encoded by the coding sequence ATGCAAGGTTTAGCAAAGCTGCTCGTAATTGAAGATGATGCTCAAGCGCGCATCAATCTGAGTAATATATTAGAATTTGTCGGAGAGCAATGTGAGGCGATAAGTTCCGCGCAGCTGAACGACGTTAACTGGTCAGATGTGTGGGCTGGATGTATTGTCGGTTCGCTGCAAAATAATCACTTTTCAACTCAATTGAGTTCTCAGCTCTCTCAGGCAAATCATATTCCTTTACTTATCGCGGGAACGCATTCTTATCCAGTTGAAGAAATGACGAATTATGTTGGCGAACTGGAATATCCTCTTAATTATCCCCAGCTAAGTGAAGCGCTGCGTCATTGCAAGGACTTTCTAGGCCGTAAAGGCGTCAATGTATCTTCTTCGCGCAAGAACACTCTGTTTCGCAGTCTAGTGGGACAAAGTATTGGCATTAAAGAAGTTCGCCACCTGATTGAACAGGTCTCCGCCACTGAAGCAAATGTGCTTATTTTAGGCGATTCCGGTACCGGCAAAGAAGTCGTTGCTCGTAATATTCATTATCACTCTGCTCGTCGAAATGGGCCATTTGTACCAATTAACTGTGGAGCTATCCCACCGGATCTTCTTGAAAGTGAGTTGTTTGGCCATGAGAAAGGTGCTTTTACTGGAGCGATAACGTCTCGTAAAGGGCGCTTCGAACTTGCGGAAGGTGGGACACTATTTCTTGATGAAATCGGCGATATGCCAATGCCGATGCAGGTTAAGTTGCTCCGTGTACTTCAAGAAAGATGTTTTGAGCGAGTTGGTGGTAATACTACGATTAAAGTCAATGTGCGTGTCATCGCGGCCACTCATCGCAACTTAGAAACCATGATTGATGATGAGTCGTTCCGTGAGGATCTCTATTATCGCTTAAATGTGTTCCCAATCGAGATGCCTGCGCTACGCGATCGTATTGAAGATACTCCATTGTTGTTGCAAGAGCTGATGACGCGTATGGAAGCCGAGGGCGCTCAGCCAATTTGCTTTACACCGCGAGCGATCAATTCATTAATGGAACATGACTGGCCGGGAAATGTACGAGAGTTAGCCAACCTTGTTGAGAGAATGATTATTCTCTATCCGAATAGCTTGGTTGATGTTAACCATTTGCCAACCAAGTATCGCTATAGTGATATTCCTGAGTTTCAGCCTGAATATAACGTGTTTGCTTCAGTTGAGGAGCAAGAACGTGATGTATTGCAGGACATTTTCTCTGAAGATTTCAGCCTTGATGAAGCTGATGGTTTACACGAAAACTCCAATACTCCGCAGGAATTGCCTCCTGAAGGGGTCAACCTTAAAGAGATGTTGGCAGAGTTAGAGATCAATATGATCAACCAAGCTTTGGAAGCTCAAGGTGGTGTTGTTGCTCGTGCTGCTGACATGCTTGGTATGCGTCGAACCACGCTAGTGGAGAAGATGAGAAAGTATAATGTGCAGCGGTAA
- a CDS encoding flagellin, translated as MAITVNTNVSAMTAQRYLTNATDMLNQSLERLSSGNRINSAKDDAAGLQISNRLESQMRGLDVAMRNANDGISIMQTAEGAMNETTNLLQRMRDLSLQSANGSNSRAERDALQEEMAALNDELNRIAETTSFGGRKLLNGSFTSSSFQIGASSGEAVQVSLKNMRSDSLDMGGFSYIAAEKTGSNWQVSQGSQMLVMEYTNAQGQQELIQVEAKVGDDIEELATYINGQTDKVSASVNEEGQLQLFMAGKDTSGTLSFSGSLATELQIGLVGYEAVDNLDISKVGGAQRAVSVIDTALKYVDGHRAELGAMQNRFNHAINNLGNINENLAASNSRIKDTDYAKETTQMIKQQILQQVSTSILAQAKQQPNLALTLLG; from the coding sequence ATGGCCATCACTGTTAATACCAACGTATCAGCAATGACCGCTCAGCGTTATTTAACCAATGCGACGGACATGTTGAATCAATCTCTGGAGAGGCTATCTTCAGGGAATCGAATTAATAGTGCTAAAGACGATGCAGCAGGGTTGCAGATCTCCAATCGACTTGAGTCTCAGATGCGTGGTTTGGATGTGGCGATGCGTAATGCCAACGACGGCATCTCGATTATGCAGACCGCTGAAGGCGCCATGAATGAGACGACCAACCTTCTTCAACGTATGCGTGATCTTTCACTACAATCAGCGAATGGTTCAAATAGCCGAGCAGAAAGAGACGCATTACAGGAAGAAATGGCCGCTTTGAATGATGAATTGAACAGAATTGCCGAAACGACCTCTTTTGGTGGCCGAAAGTTGCTCAATGGCTCATTCACTAGTTCATCTTTCCAGATTGGTGCTAGCTCCGGTGAAGCGGTTCAAGTCTCACTGAAAAACATGCGGTCGGATAGCTTGGATATGGGAGGTTTTAGTTATATAGCCGCGGAAAAAACAGGCAGTAATTGGCAGGTTTCTCAAGGCAGTCAGATGTTGGTAATGGAGTACACTAACGCCCAAGGTCAGCAGGAGTTAATTCAAGTTGAAGCCAAAGTGGGTGATGACATTGAAGAACTGGCTACCTATATCAACGGCCAAACCGATAAAGTCTCGGCGTCTGTAAATGAAGAGGGGCAGTTGCAGCTCTTTATGGCAGGCAAAGACACTTCAGGCACCCTTTCTTTTTCTGGCAGCCTTGCTACTGAGCTTCAAATTGGTCTCGTTGGGTATGAAGCGGTTGATAACTTAGATATTTCCAAAGTGGGTGGTGCCCAGCGGGCTGTCTCTGTGATAGATACTGCACTTAAGTATGTCGATGGTCACCGCGCTGAATTGGGAGCAATGCAAAATCGCTTTAATCATGCAATTAATAACCTTGGGAATATCAATGAAAACTTGGCTGCATCGAATAGCCGTATAAAGGACACCGATTATGCCAAGGAAACCACCCAAATGATTAAGCAACAGATTTTACAGCAAGTTAGCACATCAATTTTGGCACAGGCTAAACAGCAGCCCAACCTTGCCCTTACTTTATTGGGTTAA
- a CDS encoding peptidoglycan DD-metalloendopeptidase family protein → MLSIFARLPWMHRACITLFSALIVIALFLPSPQDLRPDEKRYKVGEHYPISINADTLVSSRSENTTAALRWEKHTIGSGDSMALLFQRAGLSSRLLYDLTTTSDEIKRQLTRVRPGDSFQFGFDTNNQLVQIQRQLSAYETFLITRSDKGFTSSLDKKEVHYQYNYAEADITSNFWNAGVGAGLTANQIMELAGIFGWDIDFALDIRKGDHFEILYQERVVEGEVVGRGKIIAAIFTNQGDTFKAILNDKNGNYYDENGRAMKKAFLRSPLDFRRVSSNFNPRRRHPVTGKVRAHRGTDYAAPVGTPIWAAGDGIVQKSSYNQFNGNYVFIKHSNTYITKYLHLTKRKVKTGQRVKQGQTIGTLGGTGRVTGPHLHYEFLVNGVHKNPRTVKLPQSKSLTGKDKTTFIANANLRLSKLERYGDLLATR, encoded by the coding sequence ATGTTGTCTATTTTCGCTCGACTTCCATGGATGCACCGAGCCTGTATCACCTTATTTAGTGCATTGATTGTCATCGCGCTGTTTCTACCATCACCTCAAGATCTCAGACCGGACGAAAAACGATATAAGGTCGGAGAGCACTATCCTATTTCTATCAATGCGGATACATTGGTTTCTTCGCGTTCTGAAAATACGACAGCAGCGTTACGCTGGGAGAAACATACCATAGGTTCTGGTGACAGCATGGCATTGCTCTTCCAACGTGCGGGTTTGTCATCTCGGCTTCTCTATGATCTCACGACTACCAGTGATGAAATTAAACGACAGCTGACTCGTGTCCGACCTGGTGATTCATTTCAATTTGGCTTTGATACCAATAATCAGTTGGTTCAAATTCAACGTCAGCTCAGTGCCTACGAAACCTTTTTGATTACCCGTTCAGATAAAGGCTTTACTTCATCGCTAGACAAGAAGGAAGTGCATTACCAATACAACTATGCAGAGGCCGACATTACGTCTAACTTCTGGAATGCAGGTGTGGGTGCTGGTTTGACGGCCAACCAGATCATGGAACTGGCAGGTATTTTTGGTTGGGACATTGATTTCGCTCTTGATATCCGCAAAGGAGATCATTTTGAAATTCTTTATCAAGAGCGTGTGGTCGAAGGGGAAGTTGTTGGACGTGGCAAGATTATTGCGGCGATTTTTACTAACCAAGGCGATACTTTCAAAGCAATTCTCAACGATAAAAATGGCAACTACTACGACGAGAATGGCCGTGCAATGAAGAAAGCATTTTTGCGCTCGCCCCTCGATTTCCGCCGGGTGTCGTCAAACTTTAATCCGCGTCGTCGTCATCCTGTCACTGGTAAGGTGCGCGCACATAGAGGCACGGACTACGCAGCTCCAGTTGGAACCCCTATTTGGGCGGCAGGCGATGGTATCGTACAAAAATCCAGTTACAACCAATTCAACGGTAACTATGTGTTTATCAAACACAGCAATACCTATATCACCAAGTATTTGCACTTAACTAAACGTAAGGTGAAAACAGGCCAAAGAGTGAAACAAGGTCAAACAATTGGTACTTTAGGTGGTACAGGGCGAGTGACAGGTCCACACCTGCATTACGAGTTTTTGGTCAACGGCGTGCACAAAAATCCAAGAACCGTTAAATTACCGCAATCTAAGTCTCTGACTGGAAAAGATAAAACGACCTTTATCGCCAATGCTAATTTGAGGCTGAGTAAACTTGAGCGTTATGGCGATCTACTTGCGACCCGATAA
- a CDS encoding flagellar protein FliT: MHWVDDFLAQVAFLGDIDHDIVSGLSSADINTEEIVELVDKREQILLTLISTISEHQELAQLPEWQSAIKRTQLTVEMMQKKTTQLGSNLKKYRYGNKSVQQYKKFI; this comes from the coding sequence ATGCACTGGGTGGATGATTTTTTGGCACAAGTCGCATTTTTAGGTGATATTGATCACGATATTGTAAGTGGTCTTTCATCAGCAGACATTAATACTGAAGAAATCGTTGAACTGGTCGATAAAAGGGAACAGATATTGCTAACCTTGATCAGTACTATTAGTGAGCACCAAGAGTTAGCTCAGTTGCCAGAATGGCAGAGTGCTATTAAACGCACTCAGTTGACTGTCGAGATGATGCAAAAGAAAACGACTCAACTTGGCAGTAATTTGAAGAAGTACCGCTACGGCAATAAATCGGTGCAGCAGTACAAGAAATTTATATAA
- the tyrS gene encoding tyrosine--tRNA ligase, giving the protein MASIEAALAEIKRGVEELIPEEELIEKLKENRPLRIKLGADPTAPDIHLGHTVIFNKLRLFQELGHEVTFLIGDFTAMVGDPTGKNTTRPPLSREDVLRNAETYKEQVFKILDPAKTKIQFNSEWLSELGAEGMIRLAANQTVARMLERDDFKKRYAGGQPIAIHEFMYPLLQGWDSVAMETDVELGGTDQKFNLLMGRELQKANGQKPQTVLMMPLLVGLDGEKKMSKSANNYIGISEAPSEMFGKIMSISDDLMWSYYELLSFRPLEEIQALKAGVESGKNPRDVKVALAKEIIARFHSEADADAAEQEFVNRFAKNQIPDEMPEFAFDAGLPVSNILKEAGLCASTSEAMRMVKQGAAKIDGEKVADSKFSPEAGTYVFQVGKRKFARITVQ; this is encoded by the coding sequence ATGGCGAGCATTGAAGCTGCACTGGCCGAGATTAAACGCGGCGTTGAAGAGCTAATTCCAGAAGAAGAGCTGATTGAAAAGCTAAAAGAAAATCGTCCTCTACGTATCAAATTGGGTGCCGATCCAACTGCTCCGGACATTCACCTAGGCCACACGGTTATTTTCAATAAGCTACGCTTGTTCCAAGAGCTAGGTCATGAAGTTACCTTCCTTATTGGTGACTTTACAGCAATGGTTGGTGATCCAACGGGTAAGAACACCACTCGCCCACCACTAAGCCGTGAAGATGTACTGCGTAATGCTGAAACATACAAAGAGCAGGTATTTAAAATTCTAGACCCTGCGAAAACCAAAATTCAATTTAACTCTGAATGGTTGTCTGAATTAGGTGCCGAAGGCATGATTCGCCTTGCTGCTAACCAGACCGTTGCACGTATGCTGGAACGTGATGATTTCAAAAAGCGTTACGCCGGTGGTCAGCCGATTGCTATTCATGAGTTTATGTATCCATTACTCCAAGGCTGGGACTCCGTTGCAATGGAAACCGACGTTGAACTAGGCGGTACCGACCAGAAATTTAACCTGTTAATGGGTCGCGAACTGCAAAAAGCTAATGGGCAGAAACCGCAAACAGTTCTTATGATGCCATTACTTGTTGGCCTAGACGGTGAAAAGAAAATGTCTAAGTCTGCCAACAACTACATTGGTATCAGCGAAGCGCCAAGTGAAATGTTCGGTAAGATCATGTCAATCTCCGATGATTTGATGTGGAGTTACTACGAGCTTCTGTCTTTCCGTCCTCTTGAAGAGATTCAAGCGCTCAAGGCGGGGGTAGAATCAGGTAAGAATCCACGTGATGTTAAAGTTGCTCTAGCGAAAGAGATTATTGCTCGCTTCCACAGCGAAGCTGATGCAGATGCGGCAGAACAAGAGTTCGTCAATCGTTTTGCTAAGAACCAAATTCCTGATGAAATGCCAGAATTTGCTTTTGATGCCGGTCTTCCTGTGAGTAATATTTTGAAAGAAGCAGGGCTGTGCGCTTCAACTTCAGAGGCGATGCGCATGGTTAAACAAGGGGCTGCAAAGATTGATGGTGAGAAAGTTGCCGATTCTAAGTTTTCCCCAGAAGCTGGGACTTATGTATTCCAAGTTGGTAAGCGTAAATTTGCTCGTATTACCGTGCAATAA
- the fliD gene encoding flagellar filament capping protein FliD has product MSFGPVGMNSGMDINAMVSKIVDSERVPKQQRIDNERDKIDSSISAYGRLRESLDTMKNLMASFRQEKAFAARKVESTDDTVVSATATTEAIAGRYAIDVLQLAQSHKIASDVLPEDAKFGPGKLQISLGDKKFTIEVQENSKLIDIVRGINGSKTNPGVRASVINDVEGPRLIVASSNSGEQNALKLSVESAPDNLLKRLEYKTLEQRVKDLEQARAAAQDLLKPLTPEEQEIADRIAENNVKAAKVVDQEIADSSKQAAIAADPNAAKDASAGNELSDAAAAAAAAAGAEANKYLKPEERIPGWTATASGTLLDSYWEPEPQLDAKALEKAPDIPGWSITASGTLTDSYVTPKEAQAALDARQAEIENKLAQEKAALEAKVLAGELTPEQAKELERAKLPKEEREYLERIDQAQADLKSAQESFDAYRGMTQVQAAQDSKVLLDGVAQLSSDNNIIEDAIEGVDLTLKGRSERGKTPSEIDIEYDRQGVRDDIEQFVAAYNQFYQVSQELSGVDPRTGAAGPLAGDSVVRSADSRLKSVFSSDVEPAPDDLKTLTEFGITTTRQGTLEINYEMLDRQLNNNFNKLEDFFGGNQGFAKKVEDAIQGITGVTGSIRTRERSMVEQNYRLEDDQASLDRRMESLEKRTHAKFTAMQDATSKMQSQLAGMMNALGG; this is encoded by the coding sequence ATGAGCTTTGGCCCAGTAGGGATGAATTCTGGCATGGATATCAATGCCATGGTCAGCAAAATTGTCGATTCGGAGCGTGTGCCTAAGCAGCAACGTATCGACAATGAGCGTGACAAAATTGATTCCAGTATCAGTGCCTACGGGCGGCTCAGAGAGTCGTTGGATACGATGAAAAACTTGATGGCGAGCTTTCGTCAGGAGAAAGCTTTCGCCGCAAGAAAGGTAGAGTCTACGGATGATACCGTTGTTTCTGCGACGGCAACCACTGAAGCTATCGCTGGTAGATATGCTATCGATGTGTTGCAGCTTGCCCAAAGCCATAAGATTGCGTCTGATGTATTACCGGAAGACGCAAAGTTTGGCCCGGGTAAGCTGCAGATTTCTCTTGGTGATAAAAAGTTCACTATAGAGGTGCAGGAAAACTCAAAACTGATTGATATTGTTCGCGGTATCAATGGTAGCAAAACCAATCCCGGCGTTCGGGCATCGGTTATCAACGATGTCGAAGGCCCTCGACTTATCGTTGCGTCAAGCAATTCTGGTGAGCAAAACGCTCTCAAACTGAGTGTTGAATCAGCGCCAGACAACCTTCTGAAAAGGCTTGAATACAAAACTCTAGAGCAACGAGTTAAAGATCTTGAGCAAGCCCGTGCTGCTGCGCAGGATTTGCTCAAACCTCTTACACCAGAAGAGCAAGAGATTGCTGACCGCATTGCTGAGAACAATGTCAAAGCGGCAAAGGTTGTCGATCAAGAGATTGCCGACAGCTCTAAACAAGCGGCAATTGCCGCTGATCCGAATGCGGCTAAAGATGCCAGTGCTGGTAACGAACTTTCAGATGCAGCAGCTGCAGCGGCCGCCGCCGCTGGTGCGGAAGCCAATAAATACCTCAAACCCGAAGAGCGCATTCCTGGGTGGACTGCAACTGCTTCAGGTACTCTGCTCGATTCTTACTGGGAGCCAGAACCTCAACTTGATGCCAAAGCGCTGGAAAAAGCACCAGATATCCCTGGTTGGAGTATCACGGCTTCAGGTACATTGACAGACTCTTATGTCACGCCAAAAGAAGCGCAGGCGGCATTGGATGCTCGACAAGCAGAGATTGAAAATAAGCTGGCTCAGGAAAAAGCAGCCCTTGAAGCGAAAGTACTAGCGGGCGAACTGACTCCAGAACAAGCGAAAGAGCTTGAACGTGCCAAACTGCCTAAAGAAGAAAGGGAATATTTAGAGCGTATTGATCAAGCACAAGCGGATCTTAAATCTGCTCAAGAGTCTTTTGATGCTTACCGCGGTATGACTCAAGTTCAAGCAGCGCAGGATTCTAAGGTGTTGTTGGATGGTGTGGCACAATTATCGAGTGATAACAACATCATAGAAGATGCTATTGAAGGCGTTGATCTGACCCTTAAAGGCCGCTCAGAGCGAGGAAAAACACCTTCGGAAATTGATATTGAATATGATCGTCAAGGCGTTCGTGATGATATTGAGCAATTCGTTGCCGCGTATAACCAATTTTATCAGGTCTCCCAAGAGTTATCTGGAGTCGACCCTAGAACTGGAGCTGCTGGTCCATTAGCGGGTGACAGCGTCGTGCGCAGCGCGGATTCTCGCTTAAAATCTGTTTTTTCATCCGATGTGGAGCCAGCTCCTGATGATTTAAAAACCTTGACTGAGTTTGGTATTACCACGACGCGTCAGGGAACGCTGGAGATTAACTATGAGATGTTGGATCGTCAGTTAAATAATAACTTTAATAAGTTGGAAGACTTTTTTGGTGGGAACCAAGGTTTTGCGAAAAAAGTCGAAGATGCGATTCAAGGGATTACGGGGGTGACTGGCTCAATTCGCACTCGTGAGCGTAGTATGGTGGAACAAAATTACCGCCTTGAAGATGATCAGGCGTCTTTGGATCGCCGTATGGAAAGTCTAGAGAAACGTACACACGCCAAATTTACGGCGATGCAGGATGCAACGAGTAAGATGCAGTCCCAATTAGCAGGTATGATGAATGCACTGGGTGGATGA